A region of the Sinorhizobium arboris LMG 14919 genome:
GGGCCTGCCGGCCAACCGCGAGATCGCTTCCGCCAAGGTCTTTGCCACCGAAATGCTCGCCCGCGTCACCGACGAGGCGATCCAGGTCTATGGCGGCATGGGGCTCATGGACGACCTGCCGCTCGCCCGCTTCTGGCGCGACGCGCGCGTCGAGCGCATCTGGGACGGGACGTCGGAAATCCAGCGGCACATCATCAGCCGCGATCTGCTTCGGCCGCTGGGAGCTTGAGGATGCGGCAGCGCTTTAGTTTCGGCAGCTTGCCCCTCTCCTCGGGTTTAACCCGAGGACTAACCCTTTGCGCAGTGGCTGCAGTTGAGCAGAATGGCGCGGCATATTCCTTCTCCCCGCCTGCGGGGAGAAGGTGGCGGCAGCCGGATGAGGGGCATGGCAGCGTTCGGAAGGTGACGCAATGACCATCCCTCCCCGCTCCCTCGACCGCCTTATCCGCCCGCGCTCCATCGCCGTCTTCGGCGGCAAGGAGGCGCGCCGCGTCATCGAGCAGTGCGACAAGATGGGCTTTGCCGGTGATATCTGGCCGGTCCATCCGCGCGAAGAAGAGATTCTCGGCCGCCGCTGCTATCGCTCGGTGTCCGACCTGCCGGGGGCGCCGGATGCCTCCTTCGTCGGGGTCAACCGGGCGCTCACGATCGAGATCGTCCGCGATCTCGCCGCGCGGGGCGCCGGGGGTGCCGTCTGCTACGCATCCGGTTTCCGCGAGGCGGCAAACGAGCTTGCCGACGGCAACGATCTGCAGGAGGCGCTCGTCGCGGCGGCCGGCGGCATGCCGATCGTCGGACCCAATTGCTACGGCTTCATCAATATGCTGGACGGCGCACTGCTCTGGCCCGACCAGCACGGCATGCTCCGGGTCGAACGGGGCGTCGCGATCCTCACGCAGTCCTCCAACATCGCCTGCAATATCTCCATGCAGAAGCGCGGGCTGCCGCTGGCCTATGTCATGACGGCCGGCAACCAGGCGCAGACGGGCCTTTCCGACATCGCCTGCGCCGTGCTCGAGGATCCGCGCGTCACCGCCGTCGGTCTCCATATCGAAGGCTTCGACAGCATCGAGGCGCTGGAAAGGCTCGCCGACCGCGCACGCGAGCTGCGCAAACCCGTGGTCACGCTGAAGGTCGGGAAATCGGAAGCCGCCCAGCTTGCCACCGTCTCGCATACCGCCTCGCTGGCCGGCAACGACCGGGTCTCCTCGGCCCTGCTCGCCCGCGTCGGCATCGGCCGCGTCGATACGCTGCCCGAGTTGCTTGAAACCCTGAAGCTGCTGCATCTTCATGGGCCGCTCTCCAGTGCCGATATCTCCTCGATGAGCTGTTCGGGCGGCGAGGCATCGCTGATGGCGGATGCCGGGGTCCGGCGCAAAGTCAATTTCCGGGCACTCAGGGAGGAACAGCGTCAGCCGCTGCGCGAGAGCCTCGGCGAAATGGTGACGATCGCCAATCCGCTCGACTACCACACCTTCGTCTGGGGAAATCGCGAGAAGCAGACGGCCGCCTTCACGGCCATGATGCAGGGCGGCTATGCGCTCAACCTGATCGTGCTCGATTTCCCGCGGCTCGATCGCTGCGACGCGGCCGACTGGGCCACGACCTGTGAGTCAGTCATCGATTCCACGAAGGCTACCGGCGCGGTCGCCGGCATCGTCGCCAGCCTTGGCGAGAACATGCCCGAGGAAACCGCGCTCTCGCTGGTGTCGGCGGGGGTCGTGCCCTTCTTCGGCATCGACGAAGCGCTCGCCGCCGTCGAGACCGCCGCTGCGATCGGCGCCGTCTGGGCGCAACCCGCAGCGCCTCCCCTCCTTCGCTCGCATCCCGATGGAGGCGAGATCGTCACCCTGAGCGAGGCCGAAGCGAAGGA
Encoded here:
- a CDS encoding acetate--CoA ligase family protein encodes the protein MTIPPRSLDRLIRPRSIAVFGGKEARRVIEQCDKMGFAGDIWPVHPREEEILGRRCYRSVSDLPGAPDASFVGVNRALTIEIVRDLAARGAGGAVCYASGFREAANELADGNDLQEALVAAAGGMPIVGPNCYGFINMLDGALLWPDQHGMLRVERGVAILTQSSNIACNISMQKRGLPLAYVMTAGNQAQTGLSDIACAVLEDPRVTAVGLHIEGFDSIEALERLADRARELRKPVVTLKVGKSEAAQLATVSHTASLAGNDRVSSALLARVGIGRVDTLPELLETLKLLHLHGPLSSADISSMSCSGGEASLMADAGVRRKVNFRALREEQRQPLRESLGEMVTIANPLDYHTFVWGNREKQTAAFTAMMQGGYALNLIVLDFPRLDRCDAADWATTCESVIDSTKATGAVAGIVASLGENMPEETALSLVSAGVVPFFGIDEALAAVETAAAIGAVWAQPAAPPLLRSHPDGGEIVTLSEAEAKEELSAAGVIVPRGRTATTVEEAAAAADALGFPVVLKGLGVAHKTEAGAVKLDLTSRDEVIAAAQGMAAIASGYLVEKMIARPVAELIVGAMRDAIAGPVLTIGAGGILVELLGDSAILTLPATEEMIRDAIAGLKISKLLDGYRGNPKGDIAALVRTVAAAASYVVANASKLEELDINPIMVLPEGQGALAADALIRRRN